In Acidobacteriota bacterium, the following proteins share a genomic window:
- a CDS encoding PQQ-binding-like beta-propeller repeat protein, with translation MSTLLNRCIRTIPVVVAVLLATSVSAPAQQGAQDGEWRYYGADSGSTKYSALDQIDRDNVADLQIAWRWRTDNFGPRVDFNYQATPLMVGGVLYTSAGQRRNVAAIDGATGETLWMYRLDEGERGDVAPVRASSGRGVSYWTDGQGDERIIHVTKGYHLVALDAATGYPIPTFGEQGVVDLFQGINDGTDRPPIEPGQIGLNSPALVVNDVIVVGAALRATAPSPDFPAGFVRGFDARTGEQLWIFHTIPQPGEFGNDTWENDSWRYSGNTGVWAPMSADHELGYVYVPVETPTNDLYGGHRPGDNLFAESLVCLDARTGERVWHYQLIHHGIWDYDIPTPPTLIDITVDGREIKAVAQITKQAFTYVFDRVTGEPVWPIEERPVPASTVPGEQAAPTQPFPT, from the coding sequence ATGTCGACGCTGTTGAATCGGTGTATCCGGACGATTCCGGTCGTTGTCGCCGTCCTGCTCGCTACGAGCGTGTCCGCTCCGGCGCAACAGGGCGCGCAGGACGGCGAGTGGCGGTACTACGGCGCGGATTCGGGCAGCACCAAGTACTCGGCGCTCGACCAGATCGACCGCGACAACGTGGCCGACCTCCAGATCGCGTGGCGCTGGCGGACGGACAACTTCGGCCCCCGCGTCGACTTCAACTACCAGGCGACGCCGCTGATGGTCGGCGGGGTGCTGTACACCTCCGCCGGCCAGCGGCGCAACGTCGCGGCCATCGACGGGGCCACGGGCGAGACGCTGTGGATGTATCGCCTCGACGAGGGCGAGCGGGGCGACGTCGCGCCCGTGCGGGCCAGCTCGGGCCGGGGCGTGTCGTACTGGACGGACGGGCAGGGCGACGAGCGGATCATCCATGTCACGAAGGGGTATCACCTCGTTGCGCTGGACGCCGCGACCGGATATCCGATTCCCACCTTCGGCGAGCAGGGCGTCGTCGATCTCTTCCAGGGCATCAACGACGGGACCGACCGCCCGCCCATCGAGCCCGGCCAGATCGGCCTGAACTCCCCGGCCCTCGTCGTCAACGACGTGATCGTGGTCGGGGCGGCGCTGCGCGCCACCGCGCCGTCGCCGGACTTTCCGGCCGGATTCGTCCGCGGGTTCGACGCGCGCACCGGCGAGCAGTTGTGGATCTTCCACACCATCCCGCAGCCGGGCGAGTTCGGCAACGACACCTGGGAGAACGACTCCTGGCGCTACAGCGGCAACACCGGGGTGTGGGCCCCGATGTCCGCCGATCACGAGCTCGGCTACGTATACGTTCCGGTCGAGACCCCCACGAACGACCTGTACGGCGGCCATCGGCCCGGCGACAACCTGTTCGCCGAGAGCCTGGTGTGTCTGGACGCGCGGACCGGCGAGCGGGTCTGGCACTACCAGCTTATCCATCACGGCATCTGGGACTATGACATTCCGACCCCGCCCACGCTGATCGACATCACCGTGGACGGCCGCGAGATCAAGGCGGTGGCGCAGATAACCAAGCAGGCGTTCACGTACGTGTTCGACCGGGTCACCGGCGAGCCGGTCTGGCCGATTGAAGAACGCCCGGTACCCGCATCGACCGTGCCTGGCGAGCAGGCCGCACCGACGCAGCCGTTTCCCACC
- a CDS encoding sel1 repeat family protein, with the protein MRFPRRPLGAAAPATPAVAQTKEIDSVRPASLLVVSLSALALIQCAAAVDTVQRPDVAPADIAEFGIAQLRLAAQEGDARAQVELGARYENGRGVEQDYRSAVVWFRRAAEQGHAPGQAALGFLYSTGRGVERNDAVATSWHRRAAEQGNARAQNNLGTQYRNGHGVARDDEEAVRWFRQAAEQQNGFAQNNLGEMYRDGLGVAQDDAEAVRWFRRAAEQGHDFAQVNLGFMHDRGRGVPQDDTEALGWYRRAAEQGHVQAQFNLGVMYLEGRGVPRDFVEAARWYRLAAAQGHAEAQQLVGDDGR; encoded by the coding sequence ATCAGGTTTCCACGGCGACCCCTCGGCGCCGCGGCGCCCGCAACGCCGGCGGTCGCCCAGACGAAGGAGATCGACAGCGTGAGGCCCGCGAGCCTGCTCGTCGTTTCGCTGTCGGCGCTCGCTCTCATCCAGTGCGCGGCCGCCGTCGATACGGTACAGCGGCCTGACGTCGCGCCGGCCGACATCGCCGAGTTCGGTATCGCCCAGCTTCGTCTCGCCGCCCAGGAGGGAGACGCACGGGCGCAAGTCGAGCTTGGCGCCCGGTACGAGAACGGTCGCGGCGTGGAACAGGACTACCGTTCCGCGGTGGTGTGGTTCCGGCGCGCGGCCGAGCAGGGCCACGCGCCCGGCCAGGCGGCCCTGGGTTTCCTCTACAGCACCGGCCGCGGCGTGGAGCGGAACGATGCGGTCGCGACGTCGTGGCACCGCCGGGCAGCCGAGCAGGGGAACGCCCGCGCGCAGAACAACCTCGGCACCCAGTACCGGAACGGCCACGGGGTGGCGCGCGACGACGAGGAGGCGGTCCGCTGGTTCCGGCAGGCGGCCGAGCAGCAGAACGGCTTCGCGCAGAACAACCTCGGCGAGATGTACCGGGACGGCCTCGGGGTGGCGCAGGACGACGCCGAGGCGGTGCGCTGGTTCCGGCGGGCGGCCGAGCAGGGGCACGACTTCGCGCAGGTCAACCTCGGCTTCATGCACGACCGCGGTCGGGGCGTGCCGCAGGACGACACCGAAGCGCTCGGGTGGTATCGCCGCGCCGCCGAGCAGGGTCACGTGCAGGCGCAGTTCAACCTGGGCGTCATGTACCTGGAAGGCCGCGGCGTGCCCCGGGATTTCGTGGAGGCGGCGCGCTGGTATCGTCTGGCCGCCGCACAGGGCCACGCCGAAGCACAGCAGTTGGTCGGCGACGACGGCCGCTGA
- the mutY gene encoding A/G-specific adenine glycosylase, protein MADERSAAGFSHRLLAWWDVQGRKNLPWQYERTPYRVWVAEIMLQQTQVSTVVPYFERFLARFPDLASLAHADLDEVLHLWSGLGYYARARNLHRAAGVVVREHGGVFPHELERIQRLPGIGRSTAAAIAAQSHGRRAAILDANVKRVLARRHRVAGAVSSAGTLDELWRLAESHTPDERVADYTQAIMDLGATVCRRTRPRCADCPVRADCQAHAAGNPEGYPEKPPRRKRRLERSRFFVVVDPEGACLVERRPPDGIWGGLWSPPERDAGESVSRFLEQAGIAADLVDQVQQAGVFRHGFTHFDLDVEPVYVRLRARPAAVRDGVGRWIDPADHRLGLSTVAARLVGVTTLFDAPKTGA, encoded by the coding sequence GTGGCTGATGAGCGGTCGGCGGCGGGTTTCTCCCATCGCCTCCTCGCCTGGTGGGACGTCCAAGGCCGCAAGAACCTCCCCTGGCAATACGAGCGCACGCCGTACCGGGTCTGGGTGGCGGAGATCATGCTGCAGCAGACCCAGGTGAGCACGGTCGTCCCCTACTTCGAACGGTTCCTTGCGCGGTTCCCGGACCTGGCGAGCCTGGCGCACGCCGATCTCGACGAGGTGCTGCACCTGTGGAGCGGCCTGGGGTACTACGCGCGGGCGCGCAATCTGCACCGGGCGGCCGGCGTCGTCGTGCGGGAGCACGGCGGGGTCTTTCCCCACGAACTGGAGCGAATCCAGCGGCTGCCGGGGATCGGCCGCTCCACCGCGGCGGCGATCGCCGCCCAGAGCCACGGCCGGCGGGCGGCGATCCTGGACGCCAACGTCAAGCGGGTGCTGGCGCGCCGGCACCGGGTCGCCGGGGCGGTGTCGTCGGCCGGAACCCTCGACGAGCTGTGGCGGCTGGCCGAATCCCACACGCCTGACGAACGCGTGGCGGACTACACCCAGGCCATCATGGATCTGGGCGCCACGGTGTGCCGCCGGACCCGGCCGCGTTGCGCCGATTGCCCCGTTCGCGCGGACTGCCAGGCGCATGCGGCGGGCAATCCCGAGGGCTACCCGGAGAAGCCGCCGCGCCGGAAGCGCCGTCTGGAGCGCAGCCGTTTCTTCGTGGTCGTCGATCCGGAGGGCGCCTGCCTGGTGGAGCGGCGGCCGCCGGACGGCATCTGGGGCGGCCTGTGGTCGCCGCCGGAGCGTGACGCCGGCGAGTCCGTGAGCCGGTTCCTCGAGCAGGCCGGCATCGCGGCGGACCTGGTGGATCAGGTCCAGCAGGCCGGCGTCTTCCGGCACGGGTTCACTCACTTCGACCTCGACGTCGAGCCGGTCTACGTACGTCTGCGGGCGCGGCCGGCGGCAGTGCGCGACGGCGTGGGACGCTGGATCGATCCGGCCGATCACCGGCTGGGCCTGTCGACCGTCGCGGCCCGGCTCGTCGGTGTGACCACGCTGTTCGATGCGCCGAAGACCGGCGCGTGA
- a CDS encoding NAD(P)-dependent oxidoreductase, which produces MDERTVGFIGLGRMGSGMSRNLLKAGVPLVVWDVLPEAARSLSEDGASVAADPAALAASAELIFLCVPSDKEAGEVLFGERGVARGGKTPAVVDTTTMNHRAARRLAERARDAGLSYADCPVSGMPLRAEQGTLTMMFGGSDDLFARSKPYLDVMGEFVVHCGDVGMGQLMKAVNNIVYDVNIAAFCEVLPFAVKAGLQPAQVAEVLTTGNSRSFASEHFVPRIMKRRFDGDFSLRAAYKDIVNIQEAASHLDASLPLVEAMVKAYRAAIEMGFGDEPKSAMVKVYEERMGQEVRIDPRSA; this is translated from the coding sequence ATGGACGAACGCACCGTCGGATTCATCGGGCTCGGCCGCATGGGTTCGGGCATGTCCCGGAACCTGCTGAAGGCGGGGGTTCCGCTCGTCGTCTGGGACGTGCTTCCGGAGGCGGCGCGATCGCTCTCCGAAGACGGCGCCTCCGTGGCCGCGGATCCGGCGGCGCTGGCCGCGAGCGCCGAGCTGATCTTTCTGTGCGTGCCGTCCGACAAGGAAGCGGGCGAGGTTCTGTTCGGCGAGCGTGGAGTAGCCCGGGGCGGAAAGACCCCGGCCGTCGTCGACACCACGACCATGAACCACCGGGCGGCGCGGCGGCTGGCCGAGCGGGCTCGGGACGCGGGGCTGTCCTACGCCGACTGTCCGGTCTCCGGGATGCCCCTGCGGGCCGAGCAGGGGACGCTGACCATGATGTTCGGCGGCAGCGACGATCTGTTCGCGCGGTCGAAGCCGTACCTCGACGTCATGGGGGAGTTCGTCGTCCACTGCGGCGACGTCGGCATGGGCCAGCTCATGAAGGCGGTCAACAACATCGTCTACGACGTCAACATCGCCGCGTTCTGCGAGGTCCTGCCCTTCGCCGTGAAAGCAGGACTGCAACCGGCCCAGGTTGCCGAGGTCCTCACCACGGGCAACTCCCGCAGCTTCGCCAGCGAGCACTTCGTGCCCCGCATCATGAAGCGCCGCTTCGACGGCGACTTCTCGCTGCGGGCCGCCTACAAGGACATCGTGAACATCCAGGAGGCGGCGTCGCATCTGGACGCCTCGCTGCCGCTCGTCGAGGCGATGGTGAAGGCCTACCGCGCGGCCATCGAGATGGGGTTCGGCGACGAGCCGAAGAGCGCGATGGTCAAGGTCTACGAGGAGCGGATGGGGCAGGAGGTCCGGATCGACCCCCGGTCCGCCTGA
- the ppk2 gene encoding polyphosphate kinase 2, with translation MPRMRVSRDKAMKKAGDSGGPAVDAPRMDDGLVEDGAGKGGSAAPVERDRDVIRRLFETGEYPYGKKLARKPYEREKAALQVELLKVQDWVKATNGKVVILFEGRDAAGKGGTIKRFTEHLNPRGARVVALEKPTESEQTEWFFQRYVRHLPHGGEIVLFDRSWYNRAGVERVMGFCGPKDYLEFMRQAPELERMLVRSGIRLFKYWFSVTREEQRRRFEAREKDVLKHWKLSPIDRQSFDKWDEYTAAKEAMFFYTDTADAPWTIVKSDDKKRARLNCMRHFLAALPYTNKDARVVGRADPLIVASADMIGAADPAAGR, from the coding sequence ATGCCTCGAATGAGGGTTTCGCGGGACAAGGCAATGAAGAAGGCGGGAGACAGCGGCGGGCCGGCGGTGGATGCGCCGCGAATGGACGATGGTCTCGTGGAGGACGGCGCGGGAAAGGGGGGCTCCGCCGCCCCGGTCGAGCGCGACCGCGACGTCATCCGCCGGCTCTTCGAGACCGGAGAGTACCCCTACGGAAAGAAGCTCGCCCGCAAGCCCTACGAGCGGGAGAAGGCGGCGCTGCAGGTCGAGCTGCTCAAGGTTCAGGACTGGGTGAAGGCCACGAACGGGAAGGTCGTCATCCTGTTCGAGGGCCGGGACGCCGCCGGCAAGGGCGGGACCATCAAGCGGTTCACCGAGCATCTCAATCCGCGCGGCGCCCGGGTGGTGGCGCTCGAAAAGCCCACCGAGAGCGAGCAGACCGAGTGGTTCTTTCAGCGCTACGTCCGCCACCTGCCGCACGGCGGCGAGATCGTGCTGTTCGACCGCTCGTGGTACAACCGCGCCGGCGTCGAGCGCGTGATGGGGTTCTGCGGTCCCAAGGACTACCTGGAGTTCATGCGCCAGGCGCCCGAGTTGGAGCGCATGCTCGTGCGCAGCGGGATCAGGCTGTTCAAGTACTGGTTCTCCGTCACCCGCGAGGAACAGCGGCGCCGGTTCGAGGCGCGAGAGAAGGACGTGCTGAAGCACTGGAAGCTGTCGCCGATCGATCGGCAGTCGTTCGACAAGTGGGATGAATACACCGCCGCCAAGGAGGCGATGTTCTTCTATACGGATACCGCCGACGCGCCGTGGACGATAGTGAAGTCCGACGACAAGAAGCGCGCGCGGCTGAACTGCATGCGGCACTTCCTGGCGGCGCTGCCCTATACGAACAAGGACGCCCGCGTCGTGGGCCGGGCCGACCCGCTGATCGTCGCCAGCGCCGACATGATCGGGGCCGCCGATCCCGCCGCCGGCAGGTAG
- a CDS encoding Uma2 family endonuclease → MNREQFLRFCQLNRDVRIERNAEGSIAVMAPTGGETGARSGRLFAAVFRWAEDDGSGVAFDSSTGFELPNGAVRSPDAAWVARARLERLPAEDKQGFLPLCPDFVIELLSPSDSRAVVRRKMEEYRDNGARLGWLVDPGRRQVAIYRADGVAEQRTGSGVLTGESVLPGFVLDVAAIWKAGF, encoded by the coding sequence ATGAACCGCGAGCAGTTCCTGCGGTTCTGCCAACTGAATCGGGACGTGCGCATCGAGCGCAACGCGGAAGGGAGCATCGCGGTCATGGCGCCCACGGGCGGGGAAACGGGGGCGCGTAGCGGCCGCTTGTTCGCCGCCGTCTTTCGTTGGGCCGAGGACGACGGGAGCGGTGTGGCCTTCGATTCCTCGACCGGTTTCGAGCTTCCCAACGGCGCCGTGCGGTCGCCGGATGCGGCCTGGGTTGCGCGCGCCCGACTGGAGCGGCTTCCGGCCGAGGACAAGCAGGGATTCCTGCCGCTGTGTCCGGACTTCGTCATCGAATTGCTCTCGCCGTCGGATTCCCGCGCCGTGGTCCGGCGAAAGATGGAGGAATACCGGGACAACGGCGCCCGCCTGGGCTGGCTCGTCGATCCGGGTCGGCGGCAGGTCGCCATCTACCGCGCCGATGGCGTCGCGGAGCAGCGCACCGGATCGGGCGTCCTTACCGGCGAGTCCGTGCTACCGGGGTTCGTGCTCGACGTTGCAGCCATCTGGAAGGCGGGTTTCTGA
- a CDS encoding SMP-30/gluconolactonase/LRE family protein produces the protein MTRRTVWMMTILLPLLMAACGDDQPQVTGTAHVLRVLESLESQQETVIDRLTALEESVGALEEGGGADAAPAGGGATGAEVTVATTVAFTEGPTVAEDGTLYFTDLGNNRIMRLSTDGELSTFRQPSNDANGLIFDSEWRLVACEGGDGETGLPRVTRTDMETGEIEVLADAYEGRELHRPNDLTIDGQGRIYFTDRPGPSPTPEQTGVHSVYRIDPDGSIERILTEPEVLRPNGIVISPDDATLYVIEIDRAEGGPRMVRAFDLSPEGTAGNMRVLYDFYPGRSGDGMTIDSQGNLYVAAGLNRPRGTTETLDTVAGVHVISPAGELIRHIPIPEDTITNAAFGGPDLRTLYVTAGKTVFSVRTDIEGTRR, from the coding sequence ATGACGAGACGCACCGTTTGGATGATGACGATACTGCTGCCGCTGCTGATGGCGGCGTGTGGCGACGACCAGCCGCAGGTGACGGGAACCGCCCACGTGCTGCGGGTGCTCGAATCGCTCGAGAGCCAGCAGGAAACCGTGATCGACCGGCTCACGGCGCTCGAGGAGAGCGTCGGAGCGCTGGAGGAGGGCGGCGGGGCGGACGCCGCGCCCGCGGGCGGCGGGGCGACGGGCGCCGAGGTGACGGTGGCGACCACGGTGGCCTTCACGGAGGGTCCGACGGTGGCCGAGGACGGCACCCTGTACTTCACGGACCTGGGCAACAACCGCATCATGCGGCTGTCGACCGACGGTGAGCTTTCCACCTTCCGCCAGCCGAGCAACGACGCCAACGGCCTGATCTTCGACAGCGAGTGGCGTCTGGTGGCCTGCGAGGGGGGCGACGGCGAGACGGGCTTGCCCCGCGTCACCCGCACCGACATGGAGACGGGCGAGATCGAGGTGCTGGCCGACGCCTACGAGGGCCGGGAGCTGCATCGGCCCAACGACCTGACCATCGACGGCCAGGGCCGCATCTACTTCACCGACCGGCCCGGCCCGAGCCCGACGCCGGAACAGACCGGGGTGCATAGCGTCTACCGCATCGACCCGGACGGATCGATCGAGCGCATCCTCACCGAGCCCGAGGTCCTGCGCCCCAACGGCATCGTGATCTCGCCCGACGACGCCACGCTGTACGTCATCGAGATCGATCGGGCCGAGGGCGGGCCGCGGATGGTCCGCGCGTTCGACCTCAGTCCGGAGGGAACGGCCGGCAACATGCGGGTGCTCTACGACTTCTATCCGGGACGGAGCGGGGACGGCATGACCATCGACAGCCAGGGCAACCTGTACGTGGCCGCGGGGCTGAACCGGCCGCGCGGGACCACCGAGACGCTCGACACGGTCGCCGGCGTCCACGTCATCTCGCCGGCCGGCGAGCTGATCCGGCACATCCCGATCCCGGAGGACACGATCACGAACGCGGCGTTCGGCGGACCGGATCTGCGGACCCTGTACGTGACGGCCGGCAAGACGGTGTTCAGTGTGCGCACCGACATCGAGGGGACGAGACGATGA
- a CDS encoding beta-lactamase family protein has translation MTRQHSRARDMAPAVVTQSYRFHALLLPAALGSRRLHGLLLVAGLAVGTAAATASAQSAGAPATAPSVAPAPLHYAEVVEEARALVRADLAARGYPGIAIAVAVDGETVWSEGFGYANLEHRVPMQPSVKFRVGSISKSLTAAAVARLVEDGRLDPDAPVQEYVPSFPEKSHPISARQLGGHLAGIRHYRGNENFIRDPYPTVLDGLTIFADDPLLHEPGTMFAYTSYGFNLLSAVVEGAAKKPFLDYMREAVFRPLGLRDTVADFVVPIIPGRTSYYVRDDAGSVVNAPWVDNSYKWAGGGFLSTTGDVLAFANAHLDDDFLSEASRKLLFTEQKTRDGEGVGYGLGWFIRTREDGRRLLSHSGGSVGGTSLMVMEPESRVVVVGLINLTRANNGVVREVLDLFIDAAAATVH, from the coding sequence ATGACGCGACAGCACTCGCGAGCGCGTGACATGGCGCCAGCCGTCGTTACGCAGTCCTACCGCTTCCACGCGCTCCTGCTGCCGGCCGCGTTGGGATCTCGTCGCCTTCACGGGCTCCTGCTCGTGGCCGGGCTGGCTGTCGGCACGGCGGCCGCGACCGCGTCGGCCCAGTCGGCGGGCGCTCCCGCCACGGCCCCCTCGGTGGCTCCCGCCCCGCTGCATTACGCGGAAGTGGTCGAGGAGGCGCGCGCGCTGGTGCGTGCGGATCTGGCCGCCCGCGGCTACCCCGGCATCGCTATCGCCGTGGCGGTCGACGGCGAAACCGTCTGGTCAGAGGGCTTCGGCTACGCCAACCTGGAGCACCGGGTGCCGATGCAGCCGTCGGTGAAGTTCCGCGTCGGCAGCATCTCGAAGTCGCTGACCGCGGCGGCGGTGGCGAGGCTGGTCGAGGACGGCCGCCTGGATCCGGACGCACCGGTCCAGGAGTACGTCCCCTCGTTCCCGGAGAAGTCGCACCCCATCTCGGCGCGGCAGCTCGGCGGCCACCTGGCCGGTATCCGGCACTACCGGGGCAACGAGAACTTCATCCGCGACCCGTACCCGACGGTGCTCGACGGCTTGACCATCTTCGCCGACGATCCGCTGCTGCATGAGCCGGGCACGATGTTCGCCTACACCAGCTACGGCTTCAACCTGCTCAGCGCCGTGGTCGAAGGCGCCGCGAAGAAGCCGTTCCTCGACTATATGCGCGAGGCGGTCTTCCGTCCCCTGGGCCTGCGCGACACGGTCGCCGACTTCGTGGTCCCCATCATCCCCGGGCGGACGAGCTACTACGTGCGCGACGACGCCGGCAGCGTGGTGAACGCGCCGTGGGTAGACAACAGCTACAAGTGGGCCGGCGGCGGATTCCTCTCGACGACCGGGGACGTGCTGGCGTTCGCCAACGCCCACCTCGACGACGACTTCCTGTCCGAGGCGTCCCGGAAGCTGCTGTTCACCGAGCAGAAGACCCGCGACGGCGAAGGGGTCGGCTACGGCCTCGGCTGGTTCATCCGGACGCGCGAGGACGGGCGGCGCCTGCTGTCCCACTCCGGCGGCTCGGTCGGCGGCACGTCGCTGATGGTGATGGAGCCCGAGTCGCGCGTGGTCGTGGTCGGCCTGATCAACCTGACCCGCGCGAACAACGGCGTCGTGCGCGAGGTGCTCGATCTGTTCATCGACGCCGCGGCAGCGACGGTGCACTGA
- a CDS encoding Uma2 family endonuclease — protein sequence MATSVAATSQEALNAVLSDAMPSQGSWSDEHYLWLTDRTRRLIEFTDGRVEVLPMPTERHQIILLFLYRLLYAHVHESPRDGVVVTSGLRMRVREGKFREPDLLLLRDRSDFRRRDRFWLGADLVVEIVSPDDPARDLVVKRADYAEAAIPEYWIVDPRAETVTVLGLTANAYFEHGVFARGDVATSPLLDGVAVDVTALFDAEG from the coding sequence ATGGCAACGAGCGTGGCGGCAACGTCTCAGGAGGCGCTGAACGCTGTCCTCTCCGATGCCATGCCGTCCCAGGGCTCCTGGAGCGACGAGCACTACCTCTGGCTCACGGACCGCACACGCCGCCTGATCGAGTTCACCGACGGCCGCGTCGAAGTACTCCCCATGCCGACCGAGAGGCATCAGATCATCCTGCTCTTTCTCTACCGGCTGCTCTACGCCCACGTGCATGAATCGCCCCGCGACGGCGTCGTCGTGACCTCGGGATTGCGGATGCGGGTGCGCGAGGGGAAGTTCCGCGAGCCGGATCTGCTGCTGCTTCGCGACCGGTCCGATTTCCGTCGTCGAGACCGCTTCTGGCTGGGCGCGGACCTGGTGGTCGAGATCGTCAGTCCCGATGACCCTGCCCGCGATCTCGTCGTCAAGCGCGCCGACTACGCCGAGGCCGCCATACCCGAATACTGGATCGTCGATCCCCGCGCCGAAACCGTCACCGTGCTCGGCCTCACCGCCAATGCCTACTTCGAGCACGGTGTGTTCGCCCGCGGCGACGTGGCGACGTCGCCGCTGCTGGACGGCGTCGCCGTCGACGTGACAGCTCTGTTCGACGCCGAGGGATAG